The DNA window CAGGGCCCCGTTTTTCGGTCCACCGACGGTCTCCTCGCCTGCTACACCTGAACACTGTTCACCTGAACGACGTTCAGGATAAACCCGCCGGAACAGTCCGTCAACGGCAACGTGCGCCACTCCGCGTCACGGGGCCTCGCCGGGCTCCCGCTTCGTCAGCGCGTCCAGTAGGAGGCGCGTGTCGCGTGCGTAGTCGGCGTAGGAAACGCCACTGCGCAGCACCAGATCGCGGAACCGCCCTTCGAGGGACGCCCGGCATCGCGCGGCCATTCGCTTGCCCGCCGCCGTGAGGGTCAACCGCCGCCGATTTCCCCCTGCCGGGTCCGGTTTCGCGTCGAGCAGCCCCATTTCGGCGAGCACGCCGGTCATTCGGCTCGCCGACGGTTCCGACACGCCCAGCTCCTCGGCCACCGCTCGCTGCGTGGCGGCGCCGAGCC is part of the Amycolatopsis sp. CA-230715 genome and encodes:
- a CDS encoding MarR family winged helix-turn-helix transcriptional regulator codes for the protein MPPDLSFDLHALTARLDRSADRILQAEHGLSYRRFRTLLIVDRLGAATQRAVAEELGVSEPSASRMTGVLAEMGLLDAKPDPAGGNRRRLTLTAAGKRMAARCRASLEGRFRDLVLRSGVSYADYARDTRLLLDALTKREPGEAP